In Methylocystis echinoides, one genomic interval encodes:
- the nagA gene encoding N-acetylglucosamine-6-phosphate deacetylase: protein MSRSSTHAVAADVVFDGETRHGDVAVVIEDGRIAALTARSALSSTIGVYTAAPGAWLAPGFIDIQANGGGDVLFNADPTPAALAKIVSAHRKFGVTGLMPTLITDDDETIAAALAAVSAIMPAEPGVLGIHLEGPFLSPQKPGVHRRDFIRRPRAEDRRMLGAFHGGVLLVTLAPEEAPKGFIAELVAAGAKVSLGHSMATYEQTRAAMAEGLTGFTHLFNAMRPLSAREPGPVAAALESPNAYYGLIVDGEHVAPAMLALAMRGVGRPMLVSDAMPPVGGTSSEFDLLGRRITVRDGSCRTQDGALAGSSIDMATAVRNCVRLLGLPLERALRCASLHPADFLGLGHSLGRLAPGYRADMAAFDPRDISVSAVWVAGARSDDRPWAETSR, encoded by the coding sequence ATGAGCCGCTCCTCGACGCATGCGGTCGCCGCGGACGTCGTCTTCGACGGCGAAACGCGGCACGGCGACGTCGCCGTCGTGATTGAAGACGGACGAATCGCCGCGCTGACGGCGCGGTCGGCCCTCTCCTCCACCATCGGCGTCTACACGGCGGCCCCGGGCGCGTGGCTCGCGCCGGGCTTTATCGACATTCAGGCGAACGGCGGCGGAGATGTTCTGTTCAACGCCGATCCGACGCCGGCGGCTCTCGCCAAAATCGTCTCGGCTCATCGCAAATTCGGAGTGACGGGGCTTATGCCCACGCTCATCACCGACGATGACGAGACGATCGCTGCGGCGCTCGCGGCCGTAAGCGCTATCATGCCCGCGGAGCCGGGCGTTCTGGGAATCCATCTCGAGGGCCCGTTTCTATCTCCTCAGAAGCCAGGCGTTCATCGGCGTGACTTCATCCGCCGTCCGCGAGCAGAGGATCGCCGAATGCTCGGCGCTTTCCACGGCGGCGTCTTGCTCGTGACCCTTGCGCCCGAGGAGGCGCCAAAGGGCTTCATCGCCGAACTCGTCGCCGCCGGCGCGAAGGTCTCGCTCGGCCATTCGATGGCGACCTATGAGCAAACGCGCGCCGCAATGGCCGAAGGGCTGACGGGCTTCACCCATCTCTTCAACGCGATGCGCCCGCTTTCCGCGCGCGAGCCCGGACCCGTCGCGGCGGCGCTCGAGTCGCCCAACGCATACTATGGCCTCATCGTCGACGGCGAGCATGTCGCCCCCGCCATGCTGGCGTTGGCGATGCGCGGCGTCGGTCGGCCCATGCTGGTCAGCGACGCCATGCCGCCGGTCGGCGGAACGTCTTCGGAGTTCGATCTCCTGGGCCGGCGGATTACAGTCCGCGACGGCAGTTGCCGCACGCAGGACGGCGCGCTCGCGGGCTCGTCCATCGATATGGCCACCGCGGTTCGCAATTGCGTCAGGCTTCTCGGGCTCCCGCTGGAGCGCGCCTTGCGCTGCGCTTCGCTTCACCCCGCCGATTTTCTCGGCCTCGGACATTCGCTCGGCCGCCTCGCGCCGGGATATCGGGCCGACATGGCGGCCTTCGATCCGAGAGATATCTCTGTCTCCGCCGTCTGGGTCGCTGGGGCAAGGTCAGATGATCGTCCGTGGGCCGAGACCTCGCGATAG
- a CDS encoding DUF992 domain-containing protein, which yields MVRYGLLRNFSALLLVLSLTPAASAQTAKVGTLVCHISGGVGMILMENQALDCVFTDKGGATSHYIGRLTNVGLNIGVSGSGQLVWGVLAATDTVGPGALAGDYAGAQGSVAVGAGVGGAVLVGGSGKTISLQPISVSAGTGLNLSAGIGNVSLQYMPVTPPPPAAEPAPTPAPKKARARGH from the coding sequence ATGGTTAGATATGGCTTGCTTCGCAATTTCAGCGCCCTGCTGCTCGTCCTCAGCTTAACCCCGGCAGCTTCGGCTCAAACCGCAAAGGTTGGCACGCTGGTCTGCCATATTTCCGGCGGCGTCGGGATGATCCTGATGGAAAACCAGGCCCTCGATTGCGTGTTTACCGATAAAGGCGGGGCGACATCGCATTATATCGGCCGCCTGACCAATGTCGGCCTGAACATCGGCGTCAGCGGCTCGGGCCAATTGGTCTGGGGCGTGCTGGCGGCGACGGATACGGTCGGTCCCGGCGCGCTTGCCGGAGATTACGCCGGCGCGCAAGGGTCCGTGGCGGTTGGCGCCGGCGTCGGCGGCGCCGTGCTCGTCGGCGGCTCCGGCAAGACCATCTCCCTGCAGCCGATCTCGGTGTCGGCCGGAACCGGCCTCAATCTGTCTGCGGGCATCGGCAACGTCAGTCTGCAGTATATGCCAGTGACGCCGCCGCCCCCCGCCGCGGAGCCGGCCCCGACGCCGGCGCCAAAGAAAGCGCGCGCCCGGGGCCACTGA
- a CDS encoding SulP family inorganic anion transporter produces the protein MNPLKAPRARSFGHDVFASVVVFLVALPLSMGIAIASGVPIEKAAAVGLATAIIGGLVVGPLSGSPLQVSGPAAGLTVMVAAFIQKYGFETLGIIVAIGGLIQVLAGVCRLGPVFRAVSPALIQGMLAGIGVLIFASQFHVMVDDVPPGTGKEFGGVINLWLLPGAIVKGVAEPEHRPAALIGLLAVSIVASWAVLAPKALRLVPAALLGVVAATLAAWAFDLDVRRVPVPERLLDAARPPSLADLDALRDVGVWLAGLSLAFVASAESLLTATAADSLQRHAERTAYSRELVAQGIGNILCGVMNVLPLTGVIVRTSANVMAGARTRLSAFLHGAWILLFVLLLPQLLTMIPIAALAAILVYTGAKLVKLDFAKDLWRQDRIEALVFGVTFAGVVGFDLLTGILLGLVVSLARLIYTFSHLAVTVEKNEASGAAHVFLDGAATFIRLPRFAAALERIPAGYDAHIHLRGLTYIDHACLTMLMDWGENHEAAGGRVHLDRDILHRLFEQKAWRSANAT, from the coding sequence ATGAATCCGCTAAAGGCGCCGCGCGCGCGGTCCTTCGGACATGACGTCTTTGCCTCCGTCGTCGTCTTCCTGGTCGCGCTGCCGCTTTCCATGGGCATTGCGATCGCCTCCGGCGTGCCCATTGAAAAGGCCGCCGCGGTTGGCCTGGCGACGGCGATCATCGGCGGCCTCGTTGTCGGGCCCCTCTCGGGCAGTCCGTTGCAGGTGAGCGGCCCGGCCGCCGGCCTCACGGTGATGGTCGCGGCCTTCATCCAGAAATATGGCTTCGAGACGCTGGGGATCATCGTAGCGATCGGCGGCCTCATCCAGGTTCTTGCCGGGGTCTGTCGTCTCGGGCCCGTGTTTCGGGCCGTATCTCCGGCGCTCATTCAGGGCATGCTCGCCGGCATCGGCGTGCTGATCTTCGCCTCACAGTTTCACGTCATGGTGGACGACGTCCCGCCCGGCACGGGCAAGGAATTCGGCGGCGTCATCAATCTCTGGCTTTTGCCGGGGGCGATTGTGAAAGGCGTCGCCGAGCCGGAACACCGCCCCGCAGCGCTCATCGGGCTCCTGGCCGTCTCGATCGTCGCTTCATGGGCCGTCCTGGCGCCGAAAGCGCTGAGACTCGTGCCCGCCGCCCTGCTTGGAGTCGTCGCCGCGACATTAGCCGCCTGGGCTTTCGATCTGGACGTCAGGCGCGTGCCGGTGCCGGAGCGCCTGCTCGACGCCGCGCGCCCCCCAAGCCTGGCCGATCTCGACGCTTTGCGCGACGTCGGCGTCTGGCTTGCCGGGCTGTCGCTCGCCTTCGTCGCCAGCGCCGAGTCGCTGCTCACCGCGACGGCGGCGGACTCGCTGCAGCGCCATGCCGAGCGTACGGCGTACAGCCGGGAACTGGTCGCGCAGGGGATCGGGAACATTCTGTGCGGCGTGATGAACGTCTTGCCGCTCACGGGCGTGATCGTGCGCACCTCCGCAAATGTCATGGCTGGCGCGCGCACGCGGCTTTCCGCCTTTTTGCACGGCGCCTGGATACTGCTCTTCGTGCTGCTGCTCCCGCAATTGTTGACCATGATCCCGATCGCCGCCCTCGCCGCGATCCTGGTGTATACCGGGGCGAAGCTCGTTAAGCTTGATTTCGCGAAGGATCTGTGGCGACAGGATCGCATCGAAGCGCTGGTCTTCGGCGTCACCTTCGCAGGAGTCGTGGGCTTCGATCTCCTGACAGGCATTCTGCTCGGCCTTGTCGTGTCGCTGGCGCGGCTGATCTACACTTTCTCCCATCTCGCGGTTACGGTCGAGAAGAACGAAGCCTCGGGCGCGGCGCATGTGTTTCTCGACGGCGCGGCGACGTTCATCCGCCTGCCGAGATTCGCCGCGGCGCTCGAGAGGATTCCGGCCGGCTACGATGCGCACATACATCTGCGCGGCCTCACCTATATCGATCACGCCTGTCTGACGATGCTCATGGACTGGGGCGAAAATCACGAAGCCGCGGGCGGGCGGGTGCATCTCGACCGGGACATATTGCACCGCCTCTTCGAGCAAAAGGCGTGGCGCTCAGCGAACGCGACCTGA
- a CDS encoding DUF6384 family protein: protein MSEASAAPRPAEHKLDDLMLAMDVVDTIRHDQRLAERELSLQLSDDALIGRLRKIYSDQGIDVSDAILQEGVKALRERRFAYASPKPGVPRSLALAWVNRARFGRALAVFLISVAALAGGYYLAVERPQKLAQTEISERLPQSLKSAYSQALNESRIAAARERAQQLLANGEAALARGDAEGTRKAIAETTALLSTLREEYKLRVVSRPTSAVWRRPRINPLARNYYLIVEAVDENGRVLAKTIRSEETGETATVEKWGVRVGEDVYKKIMADKLDDGIIQQSVIGEKKRGYLEPDYTTPVTSGAITQW from the coding sequence ATGTCTGAGGCTTCCGCAGCGCCACGGCCCGCCGAGCACAAACTCGACGACCTCATGCTGGCTATGGACGTCGTGGACACGATTCGCCATGACCAGCGCCTGGCGGAACGGGAGCTGTCCTTACAGCTGTCGGACGACGCGCTGATTGGGCGCCTGCGCAAAATTTACAGTGATCAGGGGATCGACGTCTCCGACGCGATTTTGCAGGAGGGCGTCAAGGCGCTACGCGAGAGGCGGTTCGCCTATGCGTCGCCAAAGCCTGGCGTTCCCCGCAGCCTTGCGCTCGCCTGGGTGAATCGCGCCCGGTTCGGCCGGGCGCTCGCAGTCTTTCTCATATCCGTCGCGGCGCTTGCGGGCGGTTATTACCTTGCCGTCGAGAGACCGCAAAAACTGGCGCAAACCGAGATTTCCGAACGGCTGCCGCAATCCCTCAAGAGCGCATATTCGCAGGCTCTAAATGAATCCAGAATAGCGGCCGCGAGGGAACGCGCGCAGCAATTGCTCGCGAACGGCGAAGCCGCCTTGGCGCGCGGCGATGCGGAAGGAACGCGCAAGGCGATCGCCGAAACGACAGCGCTGCTGAGCACGTTGCGTGAGGAATATAAGCTGCGCGTCGTCAGTCGTCCCACAAGCGCCGTATGGCGACGACCGCGCATCAATCCGCTGGCCCGCAACTATTATCTGATTGTCGAGGCTGTCGACGAAAACGGCCGAGTGCTTGCAAAGACCATTCGCAGCGAGGAAACCGGCGAAACCGCAACCGTTGAGAAATGGGGCGTTCGCGTCGGCGAGGACGTATACAAGAAGATAATGGCTGACAAGCTTGATGACGGAATCATCCAGCAGAGCGTGATCGGCGAAAAGAAGCGCGGCTATCTGGAGCCGGATTATACGACGCCCGTCACGAGCGGCGCGATAACGCAATGGTAG
- a CDS encoding cell surface protein, giving the protein MANQITKSPMQYLDRAADALRDLHVAPARPDFAPINALLEKISDLDKDRIAVISRTLAQTETFNQVVREQTEGMEIGNRYDEIAKAFNSIRDDAKKMVDQLGDGRVGLFERVTNIWMKLTRGDIADRFDKIRETYLDVTRATKDQIEREGLILEAYHNFRGALKQAEVLAAEILKKAEARLQTSKDDLKRAADALAAYSGADIAERARFELERDERLRDLQDEDKRYQISKDLSDNLKVSYNTSEVIMARLNQTTGAKERVYAQAVSFFSTNDSVLTALKASFTGLVGLHESTQTLETMKEGVSRSIEILAELGDKVQEAAVRAGYGPTIRADAVIKLVESITNFQEKTLGIVAEMRSLATRNSEEIRSAVESGRKRIQTLILEGKSLGVDV; this is encoded by the coding sequence ATGGCGAATCAAATCACAAAATCACCGATGCAATATCTCGATCGCGCGGCGGACGCGCTGCGTGACCTTCACGTCGCGCCGGCGCGGCCCGACTTCGCGCCCATCAATGCCCTGCTGGAGAAAATTTCAGATCTGGACAAAGACCGCATCGCCGTCATCTCCCGCACGCTTGCACAAACCGAGACCTTCAACCAGGTCGTTCGCGAGCAGACGGAAGGAATGGAGATCGGCAATCGTTACGATGAGATCGCCAAAGCCTTCAACTCCATCCGCGACGACGCCAAGAAGATGGTCGATCAGCTCGGCGACGGCAGGGTAGGCCTTTTCGAGCGGGTGACGAACATATGGATGAAACTCACGCGCGGGGATATCGCCGACAGGTTCGACAAGATACGCGAGACCTATCTCGACGTGACGCGGGCGACCAAGGACCAGATCGAGCGCGAAGGGCTCATTTTGGAGGCCTATCACAATTTTCGGGGCGCATTGAAGCAGGCGGAAGTGCTGGCCGCCGAAATATTGAAAAAGGCCGAGGCGCGGCTGCAGACGTCGAAGGACGATCTCAAGCGGGCGGCGGATGCGCTCGCGGCGTATAGCGGTGCGGATATTGCGGAGCGCGCGCGTTTCGAGCTCGAACGCGACGAGCGCTTGCGCGATCTCCAGGACGAAGACAAGCGCTATCAGATCTCAAAGGACCTCTCGGATAATCTCAAGGTTAGTTACAACACGTCTGAAGTCATCATGGCGCGCCTCAACCAGACGACCGGCGCCAAGGAGCGCGTCTATGCCCAGGCCGTGAGCTTCTTCTCGACGAATGATTCCGTGCTGACGGCGCTGAAGGCCTCCTTCACCGGACTCGTGGGTCTGCATGAATCGACGCAGACGTTGGAGACGATGAAGGAAGGCGTGTCGCGCAGCATCGAAATACTGGCCGAGCTCGGGGACAAGGTTCAGGAGGCTGCGGTCCGCGCGGGCTATGGCCCGACGATTCGCGCCGACGCCGTGATAAAACTCGTGGAATCGATCACTAATTTCCAGGAAAAGACTCTTGGTATCGTCGCCGAGATGCGAAGCCTTGCGACACGAAATTCGGAGGAAATCCGGTCGGCGGTCGAAAGCGGTCGAAAGCGTATCCAAACGTTGATTCTCGAAGGCAAGTCGCTCGGCGTCGATGTCTGA
- a CDS encoding PQQ-dependent dehydrogenase, methanol/ethanol family yields the protein MRMTSCTGRLLWACFTALAFALAPLLSYAAEDLESFKAEGATPSPQNWFTVGRDQNQSYYSPLASINAGNVTRLGFAWAYDLGTTRGQEATPLVVDGVMITSGAWGYVYAIDASTGREIWRFDPKADPRAARNPCCDLVNRGVAFWKGRVLVASVDGRLHALDAGTGKELWSADTIVDHKLPYSSTGAVYIAGDLAVIGNSGADMDKGGVRGYVSAYEIETGRLAWRFYTVPGAPGQPPEDEAMALAATTWNPDRSPDYQGGGTAWDGFAYDPDLRLVFFGTANPAPYDLRLVAGPSKDALYTASIVALHADTGRLAWHYQTTPGDHWDFDATQKLVLADLRLRGVTRSVIMQANKNGFFYVLDRRTGEFISAKPYTFVNWTSGLDSRTGRPRPSDDADWYSGPKNVYPSWAGGHSWQPMSFNPVTGLIYIPVIDASSVWIDLQQSGGRVRFVNSFLSALGIFPDDSYDAAALKPLFGPLPDRRTLQAARKVKLVRELMRAWDPVAQEIVWEQETSSGMRGYDGGAMSTAGNLVFQGCGNGEFRVYAADTGKLLKTIQTGSHIMAAPVTYAVDGVQYVAVQTGYGGTAFGVGEIPPSSAARKFQNSNRIIAFKLDGGLVPTPALRRDEPFRRPPANNATPADIQSGEIAFIAQCSRCHALGPNITPDLRKMSQETHNLFKDILLGGALAPMGMEAFGDILSERDVDNIHAYIIDKSWQAYREQEASKASRSGAKAPKTIE from the coding sequence ATGCGCATGACGAGCTGCACAGGTCGCCTGCTGTGGGCCTGTTTCACGGCCTTGGCGTTCGCACTTGCGCCGCTCTTATCGTACGCCGCCGAAGACCTTGAGTCCTTCAAGGCGGAAGGCGCGACTCCTTCGCCGCAAAACTGGTTTACTGTCGGGCGCGACCAGAACCAAAGCTATTATTCTCCTCTCGCGTCGATCAACGCCGGCAACGTCACCCGTCTCGGGTTCGCCTGGGCCTATGATCTCGGAACGACGCGGGGTCAGGAAGCGACCCCGCTTGTGGTCGATGGCGTTATGATCACCTCGGGCGCATGGGGTTACGTCTACGCCATAGACGCGTCAACGGGGCGAGAGATCTGGCGGTTCGACCCCAAGGCCGATCCGCGCGCCGCGCGCAACCCATGCTGTGACCTCGTCAACCGTGGCGTCGCGTTTTGGAAGGGCAGAGTGCTTGTCGCCTCCGTCGATGGTCGCTTGCACGCCCTTGACGCGGGAACCGGCAAGGAGCTCTGGAGCGCGGATACGATCGTCGACCACAAGCTTCCCTACTCCAGCACGGGCGCGGTTTATATCGCCGGAGATCTCGCGGTCATCGGAAATAGCGGCGCTGACATGGATAAGGGGGGCGTGCGCGGTTACGTCTCCGCCTATGAGATCGAGACGGGCAGGCTTGCATGGCGCTTTTACACAGTGCCGGGCGCGCCAGGGCAGCCGCCGGAAGACGAGGCTATGGCGCTTGCGGCCACGACATGGAATCCCGATCGCTCTCCCGATTATCAGGGCGGCGGGACAGCCTGGGATGGGTTCGCCTATGACCCGGATCTCAGGCTGGTGTTCTTTGGAACGGCCAACCCAGCCCCCTATGATCTCAGGCTGGTCGCTGGACCGTCGAAGGACGCGTTGTATACGGCCTCTATTGTGGCCTTGCACGCGGATACGGGCCGGCTCGCTTGGCATTATCAGACAACGCCGGGGGATCACTGGGATTTCGACGCAACCCAGAAACTCGTTCTGGCCGATTTGCGACTCCGCGGCGTGACGCGCTCCGTTATCATGCAGGCGAACAAGAATGGCTTTTTCTACGTCCTTGACCGTCGCACGGGCGAATTCATCTCGGCGAAGCCTTATACTTTTGTAAATTGGACGTCTGGCCTCGACAGCAGAACCGGGCGGCCACGCCCCTCCGACGACGCCGACTGGTACTCTGGGCCGAAAAACGTCTATCCATCCTGGGCAGGCGGGCACAGTTGGCAGCCGATGTCGTTCAATCCGGTGACCGGCCTGATCTATATCCCCGTCATAGACGCATCGAGCGTTTGGATTGATCTGCAGCAGAGCGGCGGGCGGGTTCGCTTCGTCAACAGCTTTCTCTCCGCGCTGGGCATTTTCCCCGACGACTCTTACGACGCAGCGGCGTTGAAGCCGTTATTCGGGCCGCTGCCCGACCGCAGGACGCTCCAGGCTGCCCGTAAGGTTAAGCTTGTCCGTGAGCTCATGAGGGCCTGGGACCCGGTAGCCCAAGAAATTGTGTGGGAGCAGGAGACGAGTTCGGGCATGCGCGGATATGACGGCGGCGCGATGAGCACCGCTGGCAATCTCGTCTTTCAAGGCTGTGGCAATGGCGAGTTCCGGGTCTATGCCGCGGACACTGGAAAGCTCCTGAAGACCATTCAGACCGGGAGCCATATCATGGCCGCCCCCGTCACCTATGCGGTCGACGGCGTTCAATATGTCGCAGTGCAAACAGGTTACGGAGGAACTGCATTCGGCGTTGGTGAAATTCCCCCGTCGAGCGCCGCGCGGAAATTCCAGAATTCGAATCGAATTATCGCGTTCAAGCTCGACGGCGGTCTCGTCCCAACGCCGGCGCTCCGTCGAGATGAGCCCTTTCGGAGACCGCCCGCGAATAATGCGACGCCTGCCGACATCCAGTCTGGTGAGATCGCATTCATTGCGCAATGCTCGCGCTGCCACGCTCTCGGACCCAACATTACGCCCGATCTGCGGAAGATGTCGCAGGAAACCCACAACCTCTTCAAGGACATCCTGCTCGGCGGCGCCCTTGCCCCAATGGGAATGGAGGCTTTCGGGGACATCTTGAGCGAAAGGGACGTGGACAACATCCACGCCTATATCATCGACAAAAGCTGGCAGGCCTACCGCGAACAAGAAGCCTCGAAGGCGTCTCGCTCGGGCGCGAAGGCGCCCAAGACCATTGAGTGA
- a CDS encoding MBL fold metallo-hydrolase, translating to MIFRQLFDAASSTYTYLIASRRGGEALIIDPVLEKVDRYLLLARELDLRLVKAVDTHLHADHITGSAALRDRTHCITVMGEQTQADVVAMRVAEGDRIEIEGVSLDVLYTPGHTDDSYSFVMGDRVFTGDTLLIRGTGRTDFQNGDARAQYDSIFNKLLKLPGETFVYPAHDYKGDTVSTIDEERRYNPRLQVGSPEEYVELMSSLKLANPKMMDVAVPANMHIGLRQDEIARKGWAVSATDALVLRSRSDTAFVDLREKSERDRHGSIPGSLHMPYTDLQENLADGGLLHELAETTGKNILFYCAFGERSAMAVEAAQNAGIKATRHVEGGIDAWKKAQGPVAR from the coding sequence GTGATCTTCCGCCAGCTTTTTGACGCTGCTTCGAGCACCTACACCTACTTGATCGCCAGCCGGCGCGGCGGCGAGGCGCTGATCATCGATCCTGTGCTGGAGAAGGTCGATCGCTACCTGCTTCTCGCGCGCGAACTCGATTTACGGCTCGTCAAGGCGGTAGACACTCACCTGCACGCCGATCACATCACAGGCTCGGCCGCGCTACGCGACCGAACCCATTGCATCACGGTGATGGGGGAGCAGACGCAAGCGGATGTCGTCGCCATGCGTGTTGCTGAAGGCGATCGGATCGAAATTGAAGGCGTGAGCCTCGACGTGCTTTACACGCCAGGGCACACCGATGACTCCTATTCATTCGTCATGGGCGATCGAGTTTTTACGGGCGATACGCTGCTTATCCGCGGCACAGGACGTACCGATTTCCAGAATGGCGACGCCAGAGCGCAATATGACTCGATCTTCAACAAGCTGCTGAAACTTCCCGGCGAAACCTTTGTTTATCCCGCCCACGACTACAAAGGCGACACCGTCTCGACGATCGACGAGGAGAGGCGATACAATCCGCGCCTCCAGGTCGGATCGCCTGAAGAATATGTCGAGCTTATGAGCAGTCTGAAGCTGGCGAATCCCAAGATGATGGACGTGGCGGTGCCGGCCAATATGCACATTGGCCTTCGCCAGGATGAGATTGCGCGCAAGGGGTGGGCCGTTTCGGCGACGGACGCGTTGGTTCTGCGCAGTCGTTCGGACACGGCGTTTGTGGACCTGCGGGAGAAGAGCGAACGCGACAGACACGGAAGCATCCCGGGCTCGCTGCATATGCCTTATACCGATCTGCAAGAGAACCTCGCCGATGGCGGCCTGTTGCACGAACTGGCGGAGACGACTGGCAAGAATATTCTGTTTTATTGCGCTTTCGGCGAGCGCTCCGCAATGGCGGTGGAGGCCGCGCAGAATGCGGGCATTAAGGCGACGCGCCATGTTGAAGGAGGTATCGACGCCTGGAAAAAGGCCCAAGGGCCGGTGGCCCGTTGA
- a CDS encoding molybdopterin-dependent oxidoreductase produces the protein MIDRRALLQAACGALIGPPLSQASFRQYALAEESRQLPFANGERPLVRYPGKRPLIRLTTRPPQLETPFAVFDEGPITPNDAFFVRYHLADIPLAIDPEAYRIDVRGKIDRTLSLSLTDLKTAFEPVELVAVNQCSGNSRGFLEPRVGGGQLGNGAMGNARWRGASLKEVLDKAGIQAGARQVVFNGLDQPVWPGTADFVKSLDIDHARDGEVLIAYAMNGEDLPWLNGYPARLVVPGYYGTYWVKHLSDIAVVDEAFPGFWMTTAYRIPDNACACTEPGRPAKATVPIKRLNVRSFITNLADGAIVKANADTAIKGIAFDGGYGVKSVLFSSNGGRDWTEAKLGPDLGRYSFREWNVLAQLPAGEHFLKVCALNAIGHAQPLEPLWSPAGYMRNVVETVRVTAQ, from the coding sequence ATGATTGATCGGCGCGCTCTCCTACAGGCCGCTTGTGGCGCCTTGATTGGCCCGCCATTGAGCCAGGCGTCTTTTCGTCAATACGCACTGGCGGAAGAAAGCCGGCAACTTCCGTTCGCCAATGGTGAGCGCCCGCTTGTACGCTATCCCGGGAAACGCCCATTAATACGGCTTACGACACGACCGCCACAGCTGGAAACGCCGTTCGCTGTCTTTGACGAGGGACCAATCACGCCGAACGACGCCTTCTTTGTCCGTTACCATTTGGCCGACATTCCGCTCGCTATCGATCCAGAGGCCTATCGTATCGATGTCCGCGGCAAGATAGACCGAACCCTGTCCTTGTCGCTCACCGACCTCAAGACAGCCTTTGAGCCGGTCGAACTTGTCGCGGTCAACCAGTGTTCAGGTAACAGCCGCGGATTTTTGGAGCCGCGTGTCGGCGGGGGGCAGCTTGGAAATGGCGCGATGGGGAACGCCCGGTGGCGCGGCGCGTCTCTAAAGGAAGTGCTCGACAAGGCAGGCATTCAGGCCGGCGCGCGTCAAGTCGTTTTCAATGGACTGGATCAACCTGTTTGGCCGGGAACGGCCGACTTCGTCAAATCCTTGGACATTGATCACGCGCGCGATGGGGAAGTCCTGATCGCTTACGCCATGAACGGAGAGGACCTGCCGTGGCTCAATGGATATCCCGCGCGGCTGGTCGTGCCCGGCTATTACGGCACATACTGGGTAAAACACTTGAGCGATATTGCAGTCGTGGACGAAGCCTTCCCGGGTTTCTGGATGACGACGGCCTATCGCATCCCAGACAACGCTTGCGCATGCACGGAGCCGGGGCGACCGGCAAAAGCGACTGTGCCAATCAAACGATTGAACGTCCGCTCCTTTATCACTAATCTTGCGGATGGCGCTATTGTGAAGGCAAATGCCGACACTGCGATAAAGGGTATCGCCTTCGACGGCGGATACGGGGTCAAATCCGTTTTGTTTTCGAGCAATGGGGGGCGGGATTGGACTGAGGCAAAACTCGGGCCGGACCTCGGCCGCTACTCTTTCCGCGAGTGGAATGTGCTGGCGCAGCTTCCCGCAGGGGAGCATTTCTTGAAAGTTTGCGCACTCAATGCAATCGGCCATGCGCAGCCCTTGGAGCCATTGTGGAGCCCTGCGGGCTACATGCGGAACGTAGTGGAGACCGTGCGTGTAACTGCGCAGTGA
- a CDS encoding cytochrome c, translated as MWTLLRTALYASLVPTIALAEPSRYVLPEETAAFQPGLGVEAVQNNCLSCHSADYVTTQPPQLGRNFWQGVVSRMVKAHNAPIPESDVELIVDYLSRTY; from the coding sequence ATGTGGACGCTGCTCCGAACTGCTCTTTATGCCTCGCTCGTTCCGACAATTGCTCTGGCGGAGCCAAGCCGTTACGTTCTCCCTGAGGAGACCGCGGCCTTTCAGCCAGGCCTCGGTGTCGAGGCTGTGCAGAACAACTGCTTGTCCTGTCACTCGGCAGACTATGTGACCACGCAGCCGCCGCAGCTTGGTCGAAATTTCTGGCAAGGCGTCGTTTCGAGAATGGTGAAAGCGCATAATGCGCCAATTCCTGAATCGGATGTTGAACTCATCGTCGACTATCTTTCCCGCACATACTGA